In one window of Romboutsia hominis DNA:
- the cysK gene encoding cysteine synthase A: protein MINENILSTIGNTPMIKLNNIGNKNIYVKLEKYNPGGSIKDRAVLNMIKGLEERNILKNGSVLVEATSGNTGIALSMVGALKGYEVIIVMPDTMSEERRTLMKCYGAKLILTDGKLGMDGAINKAKELIENNENYISLNQFENEDNPYAHYNTTAVEILNDVKDIDIFVCGVGTGGTLTGIGRYLKEKNKDIKVVALEPKSSPVISKNIKGPHKIQGIGAGFIPKNYDDSIVDEVITVSDEEAYEGVRLMAKKEGILVGISSGANVYGALELSKRFPNKKIVTVSPDGLDKYMSLNIFN, encoded by the coding sequence ATGATTAATGAAAATATACTATCTACAATAGGAAATACTCCTATGATAAAACTTAACAATATAGGTAATAAAAATATATATGTAAAACTAGAAAAATACAACCCAGGAGGAAGTATAAAAGATAGAGCTGTTTTAAATATGATAAAAGGGCTAGAAGAAAGAAATATATTAAAAAATGGAAGTGTATTGGTAGAAGCTACAAGTGGGAATACAGGTATAGCTCTATCAATGGTAGGAGCTTTAAAAGGATACGAAGTTATAATAGTAATGCCAGACACTATGAGTGAAGAAAGAAGGACACTTATGAAATGTTATGGTGCCAAATTAATATTAACAGATGGCAAGCTAGGTATGGATGGTGCTATAAATAAAGCTAAAGAGTTAATAGAAAATAATGAAAACTATATAAGTTTAAATCAATTTGAAAATGAAGATAATCCATATGCTCATTACAATACAACAGCAGTTGAAATATTAAATGATGTTAAAGATATAGACATTTTTGTTTGTGGTGTAGGGACAGGAGGAACATTGACAGGAATAGGAAGATACCTAAAAGAAAAAAATAAAGACATTAAGGTGGTAGCATTAGAGCCAAAAAGTTCACCTGTAATATCTAAAAATATTAAAGGACCTCATAAAATTCAAGGTATAGGAGCAGGATTTATACCTAAAAATTATGACGATAGTATAGTAGATGAGGTTATTACAGTAAGTGATGAAGAGGCCTATGAAGGAGTAAGATTAATGGCTAAAAAAGAAGGGATATTAGTAGGAATATCATCAGGTGCAAATGTTTATGGTGCACTAGAATTATCAAAGAGATTTCCTAATAAGAAAATAGTTACAGTATCACCAGATGGGTTAGATAAATATATGTCTTTGAATATATTTAATTAA
- a CDS encoding NUDIX hydrolase, translating to MTKIKDVTTLVKTKFVGLYDVEYENKNNDIRHWMVASRKDENNLKEIYINDKEDKIDAVVIAAYHKSEKKLVLIKQFRVPINSYIYELPAGLVDNEEGIEKAVKRELKEETGLELISINNINSNDKLYLSPGMTDESVAFVYCLCDGNLSKEFLEEDEDIEAFLVSKEEAKEIINGREKIDIKSYLLLQMFINLGEKLFH from the coding sequence ATGACTAAAATAAAAGATGTAACCACATTAGTTAAAACTAAATTTGTAGGGCTTTATGATGTTGAATATGAAAATAAAAATAATGACATAAGACACTGGATGGTAGCATCAAGAAAAGATGAAAATAATCTAAAGGAAATATATATAAACGATAAAGAAGATAAAATAGATGCAGTAGTAATAGCAGCATATCATAAAAGCGAAAAGAAGTTAGTACTTATAAAACAATTTAGAGTACCTATAAATAGTTATATATATGAACTTCCAGCAGGACTTGTGGATAATGAAGAGGGTATAGAAAAAGCGGTAAAAAGAGAATTAAAAGAGGAAACAGGTCTAGAACTTATAAGTATAAATAATATAAATAGTAATGATAAATTATATTTATCTCCAGGAATGACTGATGAATCAGTAGCATTTGTATATTGTTTATGTGATGGCAATTTAAGTAAAGAATTTTTAGAAGAAGATGAAGATATAGAAGCATTTTTAGTATCAAAGGAAGAAGCTAAAGAAATAATAAACGGAAGAGAAAAAATAGATATAAAATCATATCTACTACTTCAAATGTTTATAAACTTAGGTGAAAAACTATTTCATTAA
- a CDS encoding polysaccharide deacetylase family protein has product MPKKNNINFGSKKKGRVDVKKVALVSVASIVIIFGGYKLVGATASFIAEQKQEKIEMQKKAEAERLAAEKKRKEEEEAKKRMVGVNHEGKKYTYDALKVADKLKKYDYSNNGEKVVFLTFDDGTSTTVTPQILKILDEYGVKATFFLTGENIERGGSKAKELIKEEFDKGHAIANHSYSHDYKILYPNRVLNLDNFKGDFAKTDKILKDTLGPNFSTRVIRCPGGHMSWKGMEPLDQYLNENKMASIDWNALSGDAEGGRKTPAQLVEYAKKTAQGKEMVVVLMHDTYGKEATAKALPQIIEYFKSNGYEFKTLS; this is encoded by the coding sequence ATGCCGAAAAAGAACAATATAAACTTTGGTTCTAAGAAAAAAGGTCGCGTTGATGTTAAAAAAGTAGCATTAGTTTCAGTAGCATCAATAGTCATAATATTTGGAGGCTATAAGTTAGTCGGAGCGACAGCATCATTTATAGCTGAACAAAAGCAAGAAAAAATTGAAATGCAAAAAAAGGCTGAGGCAGAAAGATTAGCAGCTGAGAAGAAGCGTAAAGAAGAAGAAGAAGCTAAAAAGAGAATGGTCGGAGTTAATCATGAAGGTAAAAAATATACTTATGATGCATTAAAAGTGGCTGACAAATTAAAGAAATACGATTATAGCAACAATGGAGAAAAAGTAGTATTTTTAACTTTTGATGATGGAACATCAACAACAGTTACTCCACAAATATTAAAAATATTAGATGAGTACGGAGTTAAAGCAACATTTTTCTTAACAGGAGAAAATATTGAACGTGGCGGATCAAAAGCTAAAGAACTTATAAAAGAAGAATTTGATAAGGGTCATGCAATAGCTAATCACTCTTATAGCCATGATTATAAAATACTTTATCCTAATAGAGTTTTAAATTTAGATAATTTTAAAGGTGACTTTGCAAAAACTGATAAGATATTAAAGGATACTTTAGGTCCAAACTTCTCAACAAGAGTTATAAGATGTCCAGGTGGACATATGTCATGGAAAGGTATGGAACCATTAGATCAGTATTTAAACGAAAATAAAATGGCATCTATAGACTGGAATGCTTTAAGTGGAGATGCAGAAGGTGGAAGAAAAACTCCAGCTCAATTAGTAGAATATGCTAAAAAGACAGCACAAGGTAAAGAAATGGTAGTTGTATTAATGCATGATACATATGGAAAAGAAGCTACTGCAAAAGCATTACCTCAAATAATAGAATATTTCAAATCAAATGGATATGAATTTAAAACATTATCTTAA
- a CDS encoding DNA-processing protein DprA: protein MNDLILTLLNLKYIGNKTIEYILHISKSTKHNEKEILHLLEEANLKGKTKRIYTLDDIKIAINKTYKIKESCIKQNIKIVSILESSYPEKLRHINDRPLLLFYKGNYSAMTNNKSIAIIGSRKASVKGLKSSYNMAYLLGKDGYSIISGLAKGCDEQAHKGCLDAFGSTVAVLPCPLDNIYPKSNVKLANDIVDNKGCLVSEYPLGSNIHKSNFIRRNRLQSGLSNALIVCETNENSGTNHTINFCINQNRILSCINIKRNVEIIDNKNCIVINDECDINKLKEKIENGNKNYIDNGKQLVFKL from the coding sequence ATGAATGATTTAATTCTTACGCTGCTTAATTTAAAATACATAGGAAATAAAACAATAGAATACATACTACATATTAGCAAAAGTACAAAACATAATGAAAAAGAGATTTTACATTTACTGGAAGAGGCAAATTTGAAAGGTAAAACAAAACGAATATATACGTTAGATGATATAAAAATAGCTATTAATAAAACATATAAAATTAAAGAATCTTGTATAAAACAAAATATAAAAATTGTAAGCATACTAGAAAGTAGCTATCCTGAAAAGTTAAGACACATAAATGATAGACCATTATTACTTTTTTATAAAGGAAATTATAGTGCTATGACAAATAATAAATCAATAGCTATAATAGGAAGTAGAAAAGCTAGTGTAAAAGGGCTAAAGTCATCTTACAATATGGCCTATTTACTAGGGAAAGATGGATATAGTATTATAAGTGGACTAGCTAAAGGTTGTGATGAACAAGCACATAAAGGTTGCTTAGATGCATTTGGAAGTACAGTAGCGGTTTTACCATGTCCTTTAGATAATATATATCCTAAAAGTAATGTAAAGTTAGCAAATGATATAGTAGATAATAAAGGGTGCTTAGTAAGCGAATATCCATTAGGAAGTAATATACATAAAAGCAATTTTATAAGAAGGAATAGACTTCAAAGTGGATTAAGCAATGCTTTAATAGTATGTGAGACAAATGAAAATTCTGGTACAAATCATACCATTAATTTTTGCATAAATCAAAATAGGATTTTATCTTGTATAAATATTAAGCGAAATGTAGAGATTATAGATAATAAAAATTGTATAGTTATAAATGATGAATGTGATATAAATAAGCTTAAAGAAAAAATAGAAAATGGTAATAAAAATTATATAGATAATGGTAAGCAACTAGTATTTAAATTATAA
- the nhaC gene encoding Na+/H+ antiporter NhaC, which produces MSKREKKQATLVDALIPIVCLALFLGISIFKYGASPHVPLIGGAIVAGLVAVYRLGFEWSELEESMFSSIKMAMQAILIIMIIGVLIGTWIISGVVPSMIYWGLKILSPGIFLAATTIICGIVSLATGSSWSTMGTVGVALLGIGQGLQIPAPIVAGAIISGAYFGDKLSPLSDTTNLAPAMAGATLFEHINYMLYSTIPSLLICLVLYSIIGMRYGGQELDMSNINLIRDTLASSFNTLSPILFIPPIVVIGLVIFKVPAIPGLIFGAILGFVFAIVFQGASVGDIISAAHTGFVSNTGVAEVDELLSKGGLMNMMSTVSLTISALALGGILEKTGMLEALASALLKFAKGTFGVVFSTMVTCVMTNTVAGEQYLSIVIPGRMFKDEYAKRGLHPKMLSRALEDSGTMSSALVPWNTCGAYIYGTLGVSTFAYLPYAFLNLINPIVSLFLIAIKFKIATIPKKEVNK; this is translated from the coding sequence ATGAGTAAAAGAGAAAAAAAGCAAGCTACCTTAGTTGATGCATTAATACCAATTGTATGTTTAGCTTTATTTCTAGGTATATCTATATTTAAATACGGAGCTTCTCCTCATGTTCCTTTAATCGGTGGAGCTATAGTCGCTGGCTTAGTAGCTGTTTACAGACTTGGATTTGAGTGGAGCGAATTAGAGGAAAGCATGTTTTCTTCTATAAAAATGGCCATGCAGGCTATTCTTATCATAATGATAATAGGTGTGCTTATTGGAACTTGGATAATTAGTGGTGTTGTTCCATCTATGATTTATTGGGGATTAAAAATCTTATCTCCAGGAATATTCTTAGCAGCTACTACTATTATCTGTGGTATAGTTTCTTTAGCTACTGGTTCATCATGGAGTACTATGGGAACTGTTGGAGTTGCTCTTTTAGGTATTGGGCAAGGTCTTCAAATTCCAGCACCTATAGTTGCAGGAGCAATAATATCAGGTGCTTATTTTGGAGATAAACTTTCTCCTCTATCAGATACAACAAACTTAGCTCCTGCTATGGCTGGTGCTACTTTATTTGAACATATAAATTATATGCTTTATTCAACTATACCTTCTCTTTTAATATGCCTTGTACTTTACAGTATAATAGGTATGAGATATGGAGGACAAGAATTAGACATGTCTAATATTAATTTAATAAGAGATACTTTGGCTAGTTCATTTAATACTCTATCACCTATATTATTTATACCTCCAATAGTGGTTATTGGTCTGGTAATATTTAAAGTTCCTGCTATACCTGGGCTTATATTTGGTGCTATTTTAGGATTTGTATTTGCTATAGTATTTCAAGGTGCATCAGTTGGAGATATAATAAGTGCAGCTCATACTGGTTTTGTTTCTAATACTGGTGTTGCAGAAGTTGATGAATTATTATCTAAAGGCGGATTAATGAATATGATGAGTACTGTTTCTTTAACAATATCTGCTCTAGCTTTAGGTGGAATACTTGAAAAAACTGGTATGTTAGAGGCTTTAGCTTCAGCTTTACTTAAATTTGCAAAAGGTACATTTGGAGTTGTTTTTTCAACTATGGTTACATGTGTAATGACTAATACAGTAGCTGGTGAACAGTATTTATCTATAGTTATACCTGGAAGAATGTTTAAAGATGAATACGCAAAAAGAGGTCTTCATCCTAAAATGCTATCAAGAGCGCTTGAAGATAGTGGGACTATGAGTTCTGCCTTAGTTCCTTGGAATACATGTGGAGCTTACATCTATGGTACATTAGGAGTTAGTACTTTTGCCTATCTTCCATATGCATTCTTAAACTTAATAAATCCTATTGTTTCACTATTTTTGATAGCAATTAAATTTAAAATAGCTACAATCCCTAAAAAAGAAGTAAATAAATAA
- a CDS encoding sensor histidine kinase gives MKEFFNNLSDSIFILDKDFNIIFCNNKLLEYINEKDINSLNIDISSKVKIEKLEFKNYFDIGIKLNTSNGEFELSTNITKTKDNGTYILVRDITDNNIDNMVINIDNNRKREFKNSEKLIYDMSAILDEIKKDSDIYKILENIDLEGTIINFIDEIKKVEFIKKDLEVFLSISADVIGAIDRNAYIKLFTKECNKITGFNEEELTSTSIIDKIYDDHKEEFLNILSLKDGNVKVIENKMICKDNSYKWLRWHLKYIKERDIIAFSVRDIDKEKEDVEARQKLEQNIYLESMKNEFFANISHEFKTPLNIMLGIIQLIDINIVKENIKFNDKIDLENYIKLFKQNLYRILRLVNNIIDITKIDAGYYELELGNYNIVNVVEEISLSVTPYAKNKQIDLVFDTNCEEMILAFDPEKIERILLNLLSNSIKHTSINGCIYVNVESKGDRVYISVCDNGEGIDSNKLQSIFERFTQVKSNIASSYEGSGIGLSLVKSLVNLHGGDISVKSEVGKGSKFEFYLPSKLVKSKTNIKKFISENSKIEMCNIEFSDIYR, from the coding sequence ATGAAAGAGTTTTTTAATAATTTGAGTGATAGTATATTTATATTAGATAAAGATTTTAATATAATATTTTGTAACAATAAGTTATTAGAGTATATAAATGAAAAAGACATTAATTCCTTAAACATAGATATAAGTAGTAAAGTAAAAATAGAAAAATTAGAGTTTAAAAACTACTTCGATATAGGTATAAAACTAAATACATCAAATGGAGAATTTGAATTAAGCACTAATATAACTAAAACGAAAGATAATGGTACATATATATTAGTAAGAGATATAACTGACAATAATATAGATAATATGGTAATTAATATAGATAACAATAGAAAAAGGGAGTTTAAAAATTCAGAGAAATTAATATATGATATGAGTGCTATCTTAGATGAAATAAAAAAAGACAGCGATATATATAAAATCTTAGAAAATATAGATTTAGAAGGTACTATAATTAACTTTATAGATGAAATAAAAAAAGTAGAATTTATAAAAAAGGATTTGGAGGTATTCTTAAGTATATCTGCAGATGTAATAGGAGCTATAGATAGAAATGCTTACATTAAACTTTTTACAAAAGAATGTAATAAAATAACAGGATTTAATGAAGAAGAATTAACATCAACTAGTATAATAGATAAAATATATGATGATCATAAAGAAGAATTTTTAAATATCTTAAGTTTAAAGGATGGAAATGTAAAGGTAATAGAAAATAAAATGATATGTAAAGATAATAGCTATAAATGGCTGAGATGGCACTTAAAATATATAAAAGAAAGAGATATCATAGCATTTTCTGTAAGAGATATAGATAAAGAAAAAGAAGATGTAGAAGCTAGGCAAAAATTAGAGCAAAATATATATTTAGAGTCAATGAAAAATGAATTTTTCGCAAATATATCCCATGAATTTAAGACACCGCTTAATATTATGCTTGGAATAATACAGTTAATAGATATTAATATAGTAAAAGAAAATATAAAATTTAATGATAAGATAGATTTAGAAAATTATATTAAATTATTTAAGCAAAACCTATATAGGATACTAAGATTGGTAAATAATATCATAGATATAACAAAAATAGATGCAGGATATTATGAATTAGAGCTTGGAAACTATAATATAGTAAATGTAGTAGAAGAGATAAGTTTATCTGTAACTCCTTATGCTAAAAATAAACAAATTGATTTGGTATTTGATACAAACTGTGAGGAAATGATACTTGCATTTGATCCAGAAAAAATAGAAAGAATACTTTTAAATTTATTATCTAATTCTATTAAACATACAAGTATTAATGGATGTATTTATGTGAATGTAGAAAGCAAAGGAGATAGAGTGTATATATCTGTTTGTGATAATGGAGAAGGTATAGATAGTAATAAATTACAAAGTATATTTGAAAGATTTACACAGGTAAAGAGTAATATAGCAAGTAGTTATGAAGGTAGTGGAATAGGTTTATCACTAGTTAAATCTTTAGTAAATCTTCATGGCGGAGATATAAGTGTAAAAAGTGAGGTAGGAAAAGGTAGTAAGTTTGAATTTTATTTACCAAGCAAGTTAGTAAAAAGCAAAACAAATATAAAGAAATTTATATCAGAAAATAGTAAGATTGAAATGTGTAATATAGAATTTTCTGATATATATAGATAA
- a CDS encoding DUF1294 domain-containing protein: MENLFLFYMLIINIASFYSMYIDKKKAINHEYRISENTLMMLSLVGGSLGILIGMYRFHHKTQKNKFKIGVPIILIIQMLILT; encoded by the coding sequence ATGGAAAATTTATTTTTATTTTATATGTTAATTATAAATATAGCTTCTTTTTATTCAATGTATATAGATAAGAAAAAGGCCATAAATCATGAATATAGAATAAGCGAAAATACTCTTATGATGCTATCATTAGTAGGTGGCAGTTTAGGTATATTAATTGGAATGTATAGATTCCACCATAAAACGCAAAAAAACAAGTTTAAAATAGGAGTTCCAATAATTTTAATTATTCAGATGCTAATTTTAACATAA
- the epsC gene encoding serine O-acetyltransferase EpsC, whose translation MFEKIKADIEYIMENDPAARSKTEVFLLYPSIHARIGHSISHFLYRHKRFFLARLVSQISRFLTGIEIHPGAKLGGGILIDHGMGVVIGETAEVGSRVTIYHGTTLGGTGKEKGKRHPTVGDNVIIGAGAKVLGPINIGSNSKIGSNAVVLKDVPNGATVVGIPGKVVKVR comes from the coding sequence ATGTTTGAGAAAATTAAAGCAGATATTGAGTATATAATGGAGAATGATCCAGCAGCAAGAAGCAAAACAGAGGTATTTTTACTTTATCCATCTATACATGCAAGGATAGGGCATAGTATTTCTCATTTTTTATATAGACATAAGAGATTTTTTTTAGCAAGGTTAGTATCACAAATCTCAAGATTTTTAACAGGTATAGAAATACATCCTGGGGCTAAATTAGGTGGAGGAATACTTATAGATCATGGTATGGGGGTAGTTATTGGAGAAACTGCTGAGGTTGGAAGTAGAGTAACTATATATCATGGAACAACTTTAGGTGGAACAGGAAAAGAAAAGGGAAAAAGACATCCAACTGTTGGTGATAATGTAATAATTGGGGCAGGAGCCAAAGTTTTAGGTCCTATCAATATAGGATCAAATTCAAAAATAGGATCAAATGCAGTTGTTTTAAAAGATGTACCAAATGGAGCTACAGTTGTTGGAATACCTGGTAAAGTAGTTAAGGTGAGATAA
- a CDS encoding C40 family peptidase → MNVNQIVMIELLNAISKSNSKNKACTNNNSNVFDFVLQSTFNSILNDSPTCSCSCSCSNENQNKLNGLDTLLSNVNVSKVNNSSNINNAQKSNNKMDDAIKLLESQIGKPYVWGATGPKSFDCSGLVQYVYKNALGKDIPRVSYEQSKFGKAIDKKDLQVGDLIFFDTMNKGRVSHVGMYVGNGEFIHASNPKDGVKKSKLTGYYEKHYRGARRP, encoded by the coding sequence ATGAATGTTAACCAAATAGTTATGATAGAGCTTTTAAATGCTATAAGCAAATCTAATTCAAAAAATAAAGCTTGTACAAACAATAATTCAAATGTATTTGATTTTGTATTACAAAGTACATTTAATAGTATACTTAATGATAGTCCAACATGTAGCTGTAGTTGTAGCTGTAGTAATGAGAATCAAAATAAACTTAATGGTTTAGATACACTTTTAAGTAATGTTAACGTAAGTAAAGTTAATAATAGTAGTAATATAAATAATGCTCAAAAAAGTAATAATAAGATGGATGATGCAATAAAATTGCTAGAAAGCCAAATAGGAAAGCCATATGTATGGGGGGCAACAGGACCAAAATCTTTTGATTGTTCTGGGCTAGTTCAATATGTTTATAAAAATGCACTAGGTAAAGATATACCTCGAGTATCCTATGAACAAAGTAAGTTTGGCAAAGCTATTGACAAAAAGGATTTACAAGTCGGAGATTTAATATTTTTCGATACTATGAATAAAGGCAGAGTTAGTCATGTGGGAATGTATGTAGGAAATGGTGAATTTATACATGCATCTAATCCAAAAGATGGAGTTAAAAAATCTAAACTAACAGGTTATTACGAAAAACACTATAGAGGAGCCAGAAGACCATAG
- a CDS encoding GIY-YIG nuclease family protein codes for MHFTYIIRCRDNSLYTGYTTDVIRRMKEHEKGINSKYTRSRGFLKLEVCFVSDTKSKAMKLESYIKKLSRNKKLWLIENNEEFVNELEDKEEYKIYKEEALK; via the coding sequence ATGCACTTTACATATATAATAAGATGTAGAGATAATTCTTTATATACAGGATACACAACTGATGTAATAAGACGTATGAAAGAACACGAAAAAGGTATAAATTCTAAATATACAAGGTCAAGAGGTTTTTTAAAATTAGAAGTATGTTTTGTAAGTGATACGAAAAGTAAAGCTATGAAATTAGAAAGCTATATAAAAAAACTTTCTAGAAATAAAAAGCTTTGGCTAATAGAAAATAATGAAGAATTTGTAAATGAATTAGAAGATAAAGAAGAATATAAAATATATAAAGAGGAAGCTTTAAAATAA
- the megL gene encoding methionine gamma-lyase: MENLRGKKFATKAIHGGHHKDPVSGALTTPIFQTSTFVFDSAEQGGRRFALEEGGYIYSRLGNPTNSQLEEKMALLENGEACMSTASGIGAISSALWTALKAGDHVVASKTLYGCTFALLNHGISRYGVDVTFVDASNIDEVKSAMRENTRVVYLETPANPDLKIMDIETISNIAHEVKNCIVIVDNTFCTPYIQRPLELGADVVVHSATKYLNGHGDVIAGFVVGKQDFINQVRLFGVKDMTGAVLSPFDAYLILRGMKTLQIRMDRHTQNAMKVAEFLETHENVIKVNYPGLKSFPQYELAKKQMDMPGGMIAFEVKGGLEAGKKLLNSLELCTLAVSLGDCETLIQHPASMTHSPYTPEERAAAGISDGLIRISVGLEDCDDIIADLKQGLDRL; this comes from the coding sequence ATGGAAAACTTAAGAGGGAAAAAATTTGCTACAAAAGCTATTCACGGAGGACATCATAAAGATCCAGTATCTGGTGCTTTAACTACACCAATATTCCAAACATCAACTTTTGTATTTGATAGTGCTGAACAAGGTGGTAGAAGATTTGCTCTTGAAGAAGGTGGGTACATATATTCTAGATTAGGAAATCCTACAAATTCTCAATTAGAAGAGAAAATGGCTTTACTTGAAAATGGAGAAGCTTGTATGTCAACAGCTTCTGGAATAGGTGCTATAAGTTCTGCTCTTTGGACTGCTTTAAAAGCAGGAGATCATGTTGTTGCTTCAAAAACATTATACGGTTGTACATTTGCATTACTAAATCATGGTATAAGTAGATATGGTGTAGATGTAACTTTCGTAGATGCATCTAATATAGATGAAGTTAAATCTGCTATGAGAGAAAATACTAGAGTTGTTTATTTAGAAACTCCAGCAAATCCAGATTTAAAGATAATGGATATTGAAACTATATCTAATATTGCACATGAAGTTAAAAATTGTATAGTCATAGTAGATAATACATTCTGTACTCCATACATACAAAGACCTCTAGAATTAGGTGCAGATGTAGTTGTTCATTCAGCTACTAAATACTTAAACGGTCACGGAGATGTTATAGCTGGTTTTGTAGTTGGTAAACAAGACTTTATAAATCAAGTAAGATTATTTGGAGTTAAAGATATGACTGGTGCTGTTTTAAGCCCATTCGATGCTTATTTAATACTTAGAGGTATGAAAACTTTACAAATTAGAATGGATAGACATACTCAAAATGCTATGAAAGTTGCAGAATTTTTAGAAACTCATGAAAATGTTATAAAAGTAAATTATCCAGGACTTAAAAGCTTCCCTCAATATGAACTAGCTAAAAAACAAATGGATATGCCTGGTGGTATGATAGCCTTTGAAGTTAAGGGTGGATTAGAAGCAGGTAAGAAATTATTAAATTCTTTAGAATTATGCACTCTTGCTGTTAGTTTAGGGGACTGTGAAACATTAATTCAACATCCAGCTTCAATGACTCATTCTCCATATACTCCAGAAGAAAGAGCTGCAGCAGGAATTTCAGATGGATTAATTAGAATATCTGTTGGATTAGAGGATTGTGATGATATAATAGCAGATTTAAAACAAGGTCTTGATAGACTATAG